The proteins below are encoded in one region of Hordeum vulgare subsp. vulgare chromosome 3H, MorexV3_pseudomolecules_assembly, whole genome shotgun sequence:
- the LOC123444704 gene encoding 2,3-bisphosphoglycerate-independent phosphoglycerate mutase produces MATSDWTLPDHPTLPKGKTVAVVVLDGWGEASPDQYNCIHVAQTPVMDSLKNGAPEKWRLVKAHGTAVGLPSDDDMGNSEVGHNALGAGRIFAQGAKLVDAALASGKIWEDEGFNYIKESFDKGTLHLIGLLSDGGVHSRLDQVQLIVKGASERGAKRIRLHILTDGRDVLDGSSVGFVETIEKDLAQLREQGVDARIASGGGRMYVTMDRYENDWSVVKRGWDAQVLGEAPYKFQNALEAVKTLRAEPKANDQYLPPFVIVDESGKSVGPIVDGDAVVTFNFRADRMVMLAKALEFPDFDKFDRVRVPKIKYAGMLQYDGELKLPSKYLVSPPLIERTSGEYLVKNGVRTFACSETVKFGHVTFFWNGNRSGYFDETKEEYVEIPSDSGITFNEQPKMKALEIAERTRDAILSGKFDQVRINLPNGDMVGHTGDIEATVVACKAADEAVKMVLDAVEQVGGIYLVTADHGNAEDMVKRNKAGQPMLDKSGSIQILTSHTLQPVPVAIGGPGLHPGVRFRSDIQTPGLANVAATVMNLHGFQAPADYETTLIEVVDK; encoded by the exons ATGGCGACCTCCGACTGGACGCTCCCCGACCACCCCACGCTCCCCAAGGGGAAGACGGTGGCCGTCGTCGTGCTCGACGGATGGGGCGAGGCCAGCCCTGACCAGTACAACTGCATCCATGTCGCACAGACGCCCGTCATGGATTCGCTCAAGAAT GGTGCTCCTGAGAAGTGGAGACTAGTGAAGGCTCATGGAACTGCCGTTGGTCTCCCAAGTGACGACGACATGGGCAACAGTGAAGTTGGCCACAATGCTCTTGGAGCTGGCCGAATCTTTGCTCAAGG CGCGAAGCTTGTTGATGCTGCTCTTGCTTCCGGGAAGATTTGGGAAGACGAGGGGTTCAATTACATCAAGGAATCTTTCGATAAGGGTACTCTGCACCTTATTGGTTTGTTGAGTGATGGAGGCGTCCACTCCCGGCTAGACCAAGTGCAG TTGATTGTGAAAGGTGCCAGTGAGAGGGGAGCAAAAAGAATCCGCCTTCATATTCTTACTGATGGACGTGATGTTTTGGATGGCAGCAGTGTTGGTTTCGTAGAGACAATTGAGAAAGATCTTGCTCAGCTTCGTGAGCAGGGTGTTGATGCACGGATTGCATCTGGTGGTGGAAGGATGTATGTTACCATGGACCGCTATGAG AATGACTGGAGTGTGGTCAAGCGTGGTTGGGATGCCCAGGTACTTGGAGAAGCACCATACAAATTCCAAAATGCACTTGAAGCTGTGAAGACTCTAAGAGCAGAGCCCAAGGCCAATGATCAGTATTTGCCCCCCTTTGTGATTGTTGATGAGAGTGGCAAATCGGTTGGTCCTATAGTGGACGGTGATGCAGTTGTGACTTTCAATTTCAGAGCTGATCGAATGGTTATGCTTGCGAAAGCACTTGAGTTTCCTGATTTCGATAAATTTGACCGTGTTCGTGTACCAAAAATTAAGTACGCTGGGATGCTTCAATATGATGGTGAGTTGAAGCTTCCAAGCAAGTACCTTGTTTCCCCACCTTTGATTGAGAGGACATCCGGTGAATACTTGGTGAAGAATGGTGTCCGCACCTTCGCTTGCAG TGAGACAGTTAAGTTTGGCCATGTCacatttttctggaatggaaaccGTTCGGGATACTTTGACGAGACCAAGGAAGAGTACGTAGAAATTCCCAGTGACAGTGGTATCACATTCAATGAGCAGCCCAAAATGAAGGCACTTGAAATTGCTGAGAGAACTCGGGATGCTATCCTCAGTGGGAAGTTTGACCAG GTGCGTATTAACCTGCCAAATGGTGACATGGTTGGTCACACTGGTGATATTGAAGCCACAGTTGTTGCTTGCAAGGCTGCTGATGAAGCTGTCAAG ATGGTCTTGGATGCTGTGGAGCAAGTTGGTGGTATCTATCTTGTCACAGCTGATCATGGAAACGCAGAGGATATGGTTAAGAGGAACAAAGCTGGCCAGCCGATGCTCGACAAGAGCGGTAGCATCCAGATTCTTACCTCGCACACACTTCAGCCT GTCCCTGTTGCTATCGGAGGCCCTGGTCTCCACCCAGGAGTGCGATTCCGCTCTGACATCCAGACACCCGGGCTCGCCAACGTTGCCGCCACGGTGATGAACCTCCATGGCTTCCAGGCTCCTGCCGATTACGAGACGACCCTCATCGAAGTCGTCGACAAGTAA